The Spodoptera frugiperda isolate SF20-4 chromosome 9, AGI-APGP_CSIRO_Sfru_2.0, whole genome shotgun sequence genome contains a region encoding:
- the LOC118271477 gene encoding carboxypeptidase B-like has translation MKYLLVVVCLFYGVLAKHELYEGHAVYEIDVQSVEQTKLVHDFENDLHLDIWSHAVPGHPGKVLVPKDKRDIFENFLVENRVQFKIETENVKEQLDKEDELLAAAAARSNSSRIGFERIHTYEEVDAYLDELARDYPNVVSVVLGGRSVEGRPIRYLKISTTNFQDTSKPVVMMQSLLHSREWVTLPATLYAIRKLVVDVTESDLVQNIDWIILPVANPDGYVFTLTDRYWRKNRATRYMIANRCPGVDLNRNFGHGWGTASSANPCQDTFHGGSAFSEPESAAIRDIILEHSSRMAMYLDIHSFGSMILYGYGDGVLPPHALHLNFVGVQMAQAIDRVKWPSNKNYIVGNILHVLYAASGGASDYAMSVAAPYSYTYELPAYRNSVWMDGFLVEPAFIEQAGFETWEGIKVGARAAAAAFRNGKAV, from the exons ATGAAGTACTTACTAGTGGTGGTCTGTTTGTTTTACGGCGTCTTAGCCAAACATGAACTCTATGAGGG GCATGCTGTTTACGAGATCGATGTCCAATCTGTAGAACAAACGAAACTGGTCCATGACTTTGAAAATGATTTACATCTGGATATCTGGTCTCACGCTGTGCCTGGTCATCCAGGAAAGGTCCTCGTCCCTAAAGACAAgagagacattttcgaaaacttcCTAGTGGAAAACCGTGTGCAATTCAAAATCGAAACAGAAAATGTTAAAGA GCAATTGGACAAAGAAGATGAACTACTAGCAGCTGCTGCAGCGAGAAGCAATAGTTCACGCATTGGCTTTGAAAGAATCCACACTTACGAAGAG GTTGATGCCTATTTAGACGAATTGGCAAGAGATTACCCAAATGTTGTCTCCGTGGTCCTCGGAGGAAGAAGTGTTGAAGGTAGACCCATCAGGTATCTCAAGATTTCCACCACTAACTTCCAG GACACCAGTAAACCAGTTGTGATGATGCAGTCACTTCTCCACAGTCGAGAATGGGTGACCCTGCCAGCAACTCTTTACGCCATCAGAAAACTGGTTGTAGATGTCACAGAATCCGATCTTGTCCAGAACATTGACTGGATTATTCTGCCTGTTGCCAATCCTGATGGATACGTCTTTACACTCACC GATCGCTACTGGAGGAAGAACCGTGCTACTCGCTACATGATTGCCAACCGTTGTCCTGGCGTGGACCTCAACAGGAACTTCGGCCATGGTTGGGGCACAGCGTCCAGTGCCAATCCATGCCAGGATACCTTCCATGGAGGATCAGCTTTCTCTGAACCAGAATCTGCCGCCATTCGGGACATTATTCTTGAACACAGCAGTCGTATGGCCATGTATCTCGACATTCACAGCTTCGGAAGTATGATTCTTTATGGCTACGGGGATGGTGTGCTACCACCCCATGCCTTGCACCTGAATTTTGTCGGCGTCCAAATGGCCCAAGCCATCGACAGAGTCAAGTGGCCTTCCAACAAGAATTACATTGTGGGAAACATTCTCCACGTTCTCTATGCCGCTTCTGGTGGTGCTAGCGACTACGCAATGAGTGTCGCCGCTCCTTACTCTTACACCTATGAGTTACCAGCATACAGGAACAGTGTATGGATGGATGGTTTCTTGGTAGAACCAGCTTTTATCGAACAGGCTGGGTTTGAGACATGGGAAGGTATCAAGGTGGGCGCGAGGGCTGCGGCTGCTGCGTTCAGGAATGGCAAGGCTgtgtaa